AATACCGGGTTTGGTAAAGTTATATGATTACACGAAGAACCTCCAAGAGTCCAAGAAGGGCAGGTCGAATGTTAGCAATACCTCAAAGTCGAAGAAGGTAGTAGtaaaaactgaaaaggCAAATTCCCTGTAGATTAAATGCACACATCCAtctatctatatatatatatatatatatatatatatagatgCACACCATTTTTTATAAGTTCTGTGAGTTAAATGTACACTatccaaatgaaaacatcttttaatcatcatcttctggTATCtcaatttcatcctttGGTTCCTTTGGTTCCTGCCCCTCATTCCATTGAGTTATATCATCGATATGACTGACGATTAATTCCACACTTTTGTTACTATCCTTATCGCTACAATCTAAGGGTAAAAATTGAACCATACCAAAGTCATCAACTAACTGTGCAATAGCTTTGTTTAATTTCCTGTACTTTTGGTTACCAGTAACATAGTCACCTTTATCCTCGTCATTTACCTCTTCCAATAATGCCGGATCAGGGTTGAAAAACTTCTTTAGTTCCCTCTTGGCAATAGACTCCTTCACTAAATCAACCTTGGATAGAACATTGATATGCGGTAACTCAAGGAAAATCATGGTGGACATGGCGCTTAATGCACCAGAGAAAAACTTCCCCCTATCAACAACGAAAGGTGCTTCTAATAAATATGTGCAACACAATCTAAATCCAAGTTGCTGTTGCAAATGCTGCACTAACATAGGCACCACAGGGACATGCGAGTATAATTCTACTTGACCGGGACAATCAAAGATCAAATAATCGTTGTTGTAATCTCCAATTTGTTCATCTAACCAGTCAAGATTATCGAGCAAAAACTCAAAGCAGTATACTAGTGCACCGTTAGGTCCCAATCCGAGCTCTTCCTGGACATCACTTACTGAAATAAGGTCACGTATATCGATTGAAAACGAAAATTCAGTAGGTTCAGCCGCCGGATCTAAGTTCACCAAATGCGCTGTACGTCCAATCGACTCCATGTATGACATAATTGAGTTACAAAATGTAGTCTTACCTGCACCAGCAGGACCCAAGGTGAGAACTCCAACTTTTGACATGAGTTACTTGTATTATCTGTCAAGGTGTTGTTGCTTAGTAATTTGGATCTACAACATatgaaaaaagaaagatttgTTGTAAGATAATATaccaaaaaagaaaaaaaagattttcctatttttttaaaaaattcatgGTCTAGAGAAAAGAGGTATTCCTCACTTTGTCTgtgaggaaaaaaaaatagagatACTAAACTCGTACGTATTTTAGCTATTTCGATTTGTTATGCTGTAACTGTGCAACTGAGGGAGGTTTGAAAGAACTGCCGAACAGAATATTTTCGAGTTTAATAACCAAAAAGTATTTATGGACATGCTCGTCAGTTTATTATGGTTGATGGGTAGTAAAATATTTTATGTTTGATATGGTCAAGACATAGTCCACGGTTTTACTCAAAAGATGTGTGATTTGCCCAGTAAGTTGTTTGTGAGAGAAGTCGGCTTTCTCAGGAGTTAGTTCTCTTTCAGAAATCACATCACTCCTTAGGTTGGCTGTGTGACTCAAATGTGTCGTATCATTTCCAGCTGTATATCTATATGATTCTAAGTCATCTAATGCATTAATTTTATCATCCGATAGCAAAATTGCCCTATCTATCTTATCGGGCAACCCCCTATGTCTTCCTCGGATTAAAGTTGCTACAATAACCAATTTTGAGATCCTACTGAATTTGCCACTGAGTGAGGTATTTGTATTAGGATAACCTAGAGACAAACCAACGGTACCGTATGCTGAAACCACTTCAAACATGATTTGGAATATACCAAAATTAGGGTCAGACTGAATCTTTCCGGCTTCACAAATGCagataataaaaatggCAATAAATAAGAACCACAAGTCAAAAGACAACTGCTTTCTCAAATGTTCAGCAACATATTTCCAAGTAGTGTTTGCCTCGGAGGGATGAACTTTTTGATCATGATAAATACCGAGAGACTGCTCTTCATAGACATTCGTTTCACGAATAGAAATCGCTAAAGGCAAGACCGAAATATACATCATCACCATGTAGCCAAGCTGTATAGCGGGATTAAGGGTCGCCAAGTTGACGACGTTAAATCCTGCTGTTCTCGTTGAAATTGACTGGAATAACCCACATAAAATTTGATAGCCACGAGGAAGATAATTTAGTGTAGAACGGTCAAAATCAAGTACAATGAAAACCATCCAGTCGGCCAGGTTTAGTGTAATTAAAACGACGGCCAACCACCATGTTGCACTTGCGGGAAATAGTAATGTGAAACAACGTCTGGGATGATCCAGTAAAAAGCATAGAGAATCGTGAAATAGCGTCAATGGTCTTGTaaacttcttcattgtcCAAATAATAATTCTAAGGCAAATTGGGAACGCAGTATTACCACATAGAATAAGAATAGCAGAGATAATTTGAACGTATGCATTTTGGGCTACAATCATCAAGTTACTTGCATTCAAGGTAAGGCCCAAATTGCACAGTGAACTCATGGATGTAAATAATCCCCACCAAGCTGGTGCAACCCCGTCGGCTTTGATGACATTAGCATATTCTTTTTTGGATGTAACATAGGCGACCATCATAATTGAACCTAGAACATTGAGACCAAAATAGTATACAAATATGATTTTACTTAATAACATCGTAGCCTGATATTCAACGCCACCTAGCTCTATCTTCTGTTTCCTAGTTAAGGCAataaaattggaatttcttCCGATAGTTGGAGTCCAAGACAAATAATTTGAGGGAACGTCAAATGTATAGTTGATAAtgaattcttcatctgaCAATCCTTCCAGGTTTGCACCTGTTTCCGTTTTGCAGAACACTTTTGAAAGGtctcttttcaaaaacttaAACCCATAGTTTTCACTGAAGTGGTCTTTTTTAGTTTCCGTTGTAGAAGGTAGCTGATAATCTAGGGTATTGGATTTTGGAATCTTCTTGAGCCGTAGAAATGGTTTAAGTGAACCTGTACtatacaaaaaataatcattgGGGACTCCAGATCTTATTTGTAtgggagaagaaaaagatcTTTCAAAGTTAGCAGTGCCTTGATTCATGGTCGATTCGTTTAGAAATTGTTTCAGTTCGACCATTTCAAAATCGTTGGTTGAAGTATTCAAATGCGGTAGGGCCATTTTCTCTTGGTTAcgttttttgttttttatcaactttTTATGCATCTTGTAATGCATTGGTTTCCTCTTGTGAGTAGTATTTCCTTTACTTCTACGCAGATCTTGTTGTACTGAGCTGGTCATACTCTCATAATTTGATTGTTGAAGGTCATTTTTCACTGGTTTTGGTAGATCAccaaatttgatatttggAAACTGGGGACTAATAGATACAGTGTTGTCACCACAGAGATTAACAACATTACCTTTTTCATTACTGAGCTTTGCAGACGTATTGGTTGAATCATGGTGCCGTTTAATTCGAGTCGTGAGACCTTCTGACGCATTGTGGCTGTCACGATATTGCTTGTTGGCAAATGTCTGTGATCTTGCATGCGCTTCTGATCTCATGTTTGCTATTGTTTTGCTTCTACGCTTTTTATATTGCATCATAGATGTTTCCTTGATATTATCGAATATTTTCTCGTACCAATACAATCTGACCAGAGTGAGTGATCCATGAAcaaaaattgttgatgtgaaaaaacaacaaaaataaattgtaATTTGCTGATACAATTCCATGTCATTTACTTGTTGAGTAGCCAATCCTCCTTGAGTAGAAGCGCTTGCTATAGTAAACAAACAATCGACAAAACTCATGTTCTTCTGCCcataaacaacaacagatcCAAGAATAATCAACAAGACAATATAGAGATAATGTGCAATAATAAAATTTGGAACAATCCGCTTAGTTACTGGGAATAATTTTCCTTCTAGTTTGTAGATGCTCCTTCTCATACGCTTTCCAAAAGTTGCTTCCAACGGGATAATGCTACCACCAGCTGATATTGAGTCCGTATTAGTATTGGTATTCTGAGCACCAATATTCGATGGTGGACTTTCATATCCGTCACCTGAAAACCATCCTCTGATGTCTAAACTACTGCTTGACCTTTTTTTAGGAAAAGGTAGTGGACTTTTTGACGAGTCTGGTGTCACCCCATGATTTCTTACAACTCCCATTTAGCTCACCAACTAGAATTTTCTTACAGAGAATAGAGTTTCTCTAACTAATTTACGTACCAGTACAAATGGGAATACATGTTCTTTATAGAAACATGCTAATTATGCGGGATTTTGCAGCTCCTTTAGCCCCCAATTGCAAACTGATTATTGTGCTTTTGTTTGTGActatcaaaaaaaaaagaaaacaagaaactcACGAAGCGAGGTAGTGTCTCACTCTAAAGAGAGGAAATCATGCCCGGATGCCAATCTGGCAGTTTTCCAGAAAGGTGACGTATTTGGATGGTCCTTCGCAAGCCTCGTACCGATTCTGGAAGCAGGGGATGCAGAATATGCATCGATAGGAAGAAGGTAGGATTTACGAGTCAATATTCTTCTGTTGATTAAAGAATCTGTAAAAGGTAAATATGTAGTACGTGTATTTGTCTCTTCTTATGGACTCTATTTAAGTGG
The window above is part of the Pichia kudriavzevii chromosome 1, complete sequence genome. Proteins encoded here:
- a CDS encoding uncharacterized protein (PKUD0A04990; similar to Saccharomyces cerevisiae YLR243W; ancestral locus Anc_8.397), with product MSKVGVLTLGPAGAGKTTFCNSIMSYMESIGRTAHLVNLDPAAEPTEFSFSIDIRDLISVSDVQEELGLGPNGALVYCFEFLLDNLDWLDEQIGDYNNDYLIFDCPGQVELYSHVPVVPMLVQHLQQQLGFRLCCTYLLEAPFVVDRGKFFSGALSAMSTMIFLELPHINVLSKVDLVKESIAKRELKKFFNPDPALLEEVNDEDKGDYVTGNQKYRKLNKAIAQLVDDFGMVQFLPLDCSDKDSNKSVELIVSHIDDITQWNEGQEPKEPKDEIEIPEDDD
- a CDS encoding uncharacterized protein (PKUD0A05000; similar to Saccharomyces cerevisiae YKR050W (TRK2) and YJL129C (TRK1); ancestral locus Anc_1.224), which translates into the protein MRRSIYKLEGKLFPVTKRIVPNFIIAHYLYIVLLIILGSVVVYGQKNMSFVDCLFTIASASTQGGLATQQVNDMELYQQITIYFCCFFTSTIFVHGSLTLVRLYWYEKIFDNIKETSMMQYKKRRSKTIANMRSEAHARSQTFANKQYRDSHNASEGLTTRIKRHHDSTNTSAKLSNEKGNVVNLCGDNTVSISPQFPNIKFGDLPKPVKNDLQQSNYESMTSSVQQDLRRSKGNTTHKRKPMHYKMHKKLIKNKKRNQEKMALPHLNTSTNDFEMVELKQFLNESTMNQGTANFERSFSSPIQIRSGVPNDYFLYSTGSLKPFLRLKKIPKSNTLDYQLPSTTETKKDHFSENYGFKFLKRDLSKVFCKTETGANLEGLSDEEFIINYTFDVPSNYLSWTPTIGRNSNFIALTRKQKIELGGVEYQATMLLSKIIFVYYFGLNVLGSIMMVAYVTSKKEYANVIKADGVAPAWWGLFTSMSSLCNLGLTLNASNLMIVAQNAYVQIISAILILCGNTAFPICLRIIIWTMKKFTRPLTLFHDSLCFLLDHPRRCFTLLFPASATWWLAVVLITLNLADWMVFIVLDFDRSTLNYLPRGYQILCGLFQSISTRTAGFNVVNLATLNPAIQLGYMVMMYISVLPLAISIRETNVYEEQSLGIYHDQKVHPSEANTTWKYVAEHLRKQLSFDLWFLFIAIFIICICEAGKIQSDPNFGIFQIMFEVVSAYGTVGLSLGYPNTNTSLSGKFSRISKLVIVATLIRGRHRGLPDKIDRAILLSDDKINALDDLESYRYTAGNDTTHLSHTANLRSDVISERELTPEKADFSHKQLTGQITHLLSKTVDYVLTISNIKYFTTHQP